ACATCAACATATGTTGTAGATTTGAACAACTACTCAAAACTCAAAACCCTGAGCATTGTTTATGAAAGGTAGGCCAAAGAAAAAGCTTTTGATTTTCCAAATTGTTTCTCCCTATGATTCTAAAGGTGAGATTTATAGGATTGTTTAAAGATTCAGTCTTCTTGGTTATTAGTCGTTTCAATCTTGAGTAGATCCTAGCATGACTCTTTCGCAATTTTTTTTTCTCTTTATATTGTTGAAGCAACACAGTTTATTTATTTATAAAGATAAAGATTAAGACCCTCACTAATTTTAGAACTAACAGTGATTTGCTTAGTTGCAAGACATTATTCTATAATATTTAGAGTTTTAGACTGTTTCTTACGTATTACACAAGAACACAAGACCATATAGTTCAACAGTTTGGTACTTCTCAGTGAAGGTCACGAGACACCACGACAAGCTGTTTCCCAACGTTCTTACCATGAAACAGTCCAACGAGCGCAGCAGGAGCGCTCTCTAACCCATCGGCAACATCTTCCACGTACGTTATTTTCCCTTCTCGTAGATAGGGAAGCACAAACTCCAAGAACTCAGAGTACTTGTGCAAGTAATCAATAGTGTTGAACCCTTGAATACATATACGTTTGTAAGTAATGAGCCAGAGGTTATATACTGCTTCAGGAATCTGCAGGTTGTACTGCGAGATCATTCCACACGCTGCTATACGCCCGTGTGGTCTCATGTTAAGGATCACTGCGTCCAGCATTGGGCCTCCGACGTTCTCAAAGTATATGTCAATGCCTACAGGGAAACACCTTTTTAAGGCAGCATTGAGATCACTTTCTTCCTTGTAGTTGAAGGCATCATCGAATCCAAACTTGTTCTTGAGAAGATCAACCTGAAAACATCAAAGGGACTTTGATTCGTTAACCCTGTCAAGAAACCGTCCTGGTTACAGCCTAAGTGTTTACCTTTTCTTTGCTTCCGGCACTTCCAACGACATAACAACCCATCAACTTAGCGAATTGTCCAACAAGCTGGCCAACGGCACCAGATGCAGCTGACACAAACACTGTCTCTCCTTTCTTTGGTGAACAGATCTCATAGAACCCAGCATATGCTGTCATACCAGGCATACCTGCCAAGAACAGAGGATAGTTTATAAAGACAATGATGAACTACTTCTGGAAAACACATGGAACTGAGTAACATACCAAGAAGGCCGGTGTAGTGGGATAAGGGAACATCAGTATGATGGATCTTGAAGTGAAGATTAGGAATAGGAGTAATGACACTATACTCCTCCCATCCAACAGCTCCCCAAAGCAAGTCACCTTCTTTGTAATCAGGGTGTCCTGAGTCCACCACTTTAGACACTCCAAACCCTGAGATAGGCTACACAACAACACAATCAAACGCTTGAAAGCTAAACCAAGTGTTCTTGAAACCAAAAACGTTTGATCATATTAAGTATACAATCATTCTACTTGTACCTTGCCGGGAATGAAAGACAGAGCAGTAGCAGGACTAGAGGGATCAGGCTTTCTCATACGGTTGCGCATGTAAGGATCGCAAGACAAGTAGAGATTCTTCACCAACGCTGTCATTGATCCCGCCGGTACCTTAAGATTTACGGTGGTAGAGTTGATCAAAAGGTCGGATTCGCTGAGGAATCCGATAACGTAGTCTCTGAAGATGACTTGCTTGTTGCTCATTACCATCGTCTCCATTTCTCCAAGATGTTTGGTTTTTCTTGCAAGTCCTCAAAACGTTTGTAATTCTCAACTTATATAAGCCCCAGGTTTAGGAGATAATTTAAGAAGTCTAGTATCTTCGTAATTAATCTTATTTTTTCTGTAATTTTATTTTAACGCTCGGACAGTGATGTTTTCTTGTTTTTCAAAACAAGTGTTCAGTGATTCAACTCAATAGTTTAGTTTCGGGGGTGAATAGACCGGTTAACGATTTGTAACTCGGTTAGATTAAGGTTTGGTGTGATAATTTTCAGTTGGTTCAGTATGTTTTCTGTTTGAGTTTAGTCTATATCAGAAGAAGTAATTATATAATTAGTAATTTAGTATTACTTAGCCTTTAGTGTTTATATATTTAAAACGTGTTATTTATATATCTACTCTTAATGTGAAAGAAACGGTTTTGATAAACGGCAATGCAAAACCAATGAAGCTAAAAATTAGTTGCATAAGCATTATTTCTTGCGCTATATTAGGTGCGATGCAAACAATGTGTTTTCTATGTGATCTTGTCAAATAACCAATGCCATACCAAACCAATTCAGTTACTATTAATCTGATTTAGTCTTGCATAAAAGAAGAAGAAAAGGTTGATTGATCTTAGGATTGAATTATCCTAAAATTGTAATAGAGAAAGACAGTATTCCAATAGGATTATGCATGTTGTATTTGTTAGCAAATTGGTATATATTTTTACATAGTATATTCGAAAAGAAAAACTCGTGTATTTAATTTCTGCTCTTTATTTTCTATATAAGTAGTGCATATTAAAGTCTTAAAACTTTATTTATAACATTCACTGTGGTGAGCATAATAAATTATTACACAGATTTTTAAACACTAGTGTTTTGTAAATGTGATGATAATTGTCTCGAGCGTCTGAAGCAAAACATTGCTCAGGACACTGAGGAAGTATGAAGATCTGTTGTGCAGAAGGTTTAGAGACATTTGGCTTCAATTTCCTCAAGAGTGAGTCCCTTTGTTTCTGGCACAATGAAGTATATGAAGAGCAGAGACAAGACACATATCACACCAAACCCCATAAACAGTATCCCAGCTCCAAACAACTCCTGCAAAATAAAAACAGAGCCCCATGTGAGCCAAACAACATGTCCCCGTTCTGAATCAGAAAAGAAAATACAACAGAGACTAAGGGTCTACATAACACATCTGAATTCCATTGCAACACAGTCCAACATAAGGTCCCAAAAAACAAATAACTACTAACTGTGTATATATCTTTCACACAGAGTTTCACTGAGACTAACCCATGAATTAACATATTATATCTAGCCAATCATTTACGAAGGGTTTTGCTACCAACTTTAAAGAATTATCTATTCAGAAAAGGCATAAACAAGTGATGATTTTTGTTTCTGAAAGGAATGGTAGATGGGTTACCTTTAGGGGCGAAAAAGCAAATGTCACGAGGGCGTTTGCACTGAAGTTCAGAAGTACTGCTAGACTGAGCCCTCGACCTCTTAATTTAAGGGGAAATATCTCTGAAATCATCAGCCAACCAATCGGACCGAAGGATAGCTGCAAGATAAACCACAATGGAGATGTTCGTTATAAGCGTCCAGCTTTAGCTGCCAGGAATTTCATGAGAGCACATGCTACTTTTAAACCAGACATTAACGTCGCGGAATACAAGTTTAGTAAAACTTCGGTTAATTATTTGTTTACCTGGTAACAGCCCACATAGAGCAGCAGTGCAACGACAGCAACAACTGGTGCGGCGCTGAAAAAGATGTAGTATGACCCCAGCAGGAATAATGAGACTACCTGTTACGACATTAAAAGTTGCAAGTCAAGAAATTTGGAGCATTGAGTCCTCTATATCATTGAGCTCAAATATTTACTGAGCTTGACGTGAATCTAGACCAAGCTTGCAGTAGATTTAGACTAATTATGATGAGAAAAGACAAGGGTTGGGAACAACAGAGGACATACCATGCCACCAACACCACCAAGAAGCAAAGGTCTCCTTCCAAGTCTGTCGATAACTACAACAGCTACTCCTGTCATAATCAACTGCAGCAACAGAGGCGAGCATTATTTCTTCCAGGATTCCATCAAAACATTTTTCTTCGGTTCAAACAATTTTTAGTGGGGAAACATAATTCTTAAGATCTGGCTCTAAACTCCTTCAACTACGCAACTGTCACTCTTTAAATTCACCAATAAAGTCTCTTACAGTGTTACCAACAAAAAAAGCTTACTCAAAACCTAACACAGTTATAATGACACTCCTTCTAACACTGATAACAGGTCAAGAAAACTGAATACCTTCAATAGACCAAGTAGAATTGAGACCCTTGTTGCATCACCTGCGGCAGAGAATCCAGCGGTCTAACAGGAAACGTGGAGAGGGAAAAGAAGTTAAAAATCAAGTGCAACAAAGCCAACATTACACTCTACAGAAAGATTATTTAAAAGAAGAAAAAAAACCTGCAGTATTGA
This genomic interval from Brassica oleracea var. oleracea cultivar TO1000 chromosome C2, BOL, whole genome shotgun sequence contains the following:
- the LOC106320551 gene encoding NADP-dependent alkenal double bond reductase P2-like, yielding METMVMSNKQVIFRDYVIGFLSESDLLINSTTVNLKVPAGSMTALVKNLYLSCDPYMRNRMRKPDPSSPATALSFIPGKPISGFGVSKVVDSGHPDYKEGDLLWGAVGWEEYSVITPIPNLHFKIHHTDVPLSHYTGLLGMPGMTAYAGFYEICSPKKGETVFVSAASGAVGQLVGQFAKLMGCYVVGSAGSKEKVDLLKNKFGFDDAFNYKEESDLNAALKRCFPVGIDIYFENVGGPMLDAVILNMRPHGRIAACGMISQYNLQIPEAVYNLWLITYKRICIQGFNTIDYLHKYSEFLEFVLPYLREGKITYVEDVADGLESAPAALVGLFHGKNVGKQLVVVSRDLH